A portion of the Chryseobacterium tructae genome contains these proteins:
- a CDS encoding RidA family protein, with amino-acid sequence MNPIEYKSSPKVFSIPGLSQSVSIDCGTSKMILLSGQVPLDSAGNLVGNHVEEQTHQIFKNIENILKEYGGTGKDIVKLSIFITDISKTPDFRKVRDEYVNLQNPPVSSLIEVSRLFRSDVLIEVEATAVIKNKR; translated from the coding sequence ATGAACCCTATAGAATATAAAAGTTCACCAAAAGTTTTCAGCATTCCGGGATTATCACAATCAGTAAGCATTGATTGCGGTACTTCTAAAATGATTTTATTATCTGGTCAGGTTCCTTTGGATTCAGCAGGAAACCTGGTGGGAAACCATGTAGAAGAGCAGACACATCAGATTTTCAAAAATATTGAAAACATACTGAAGGAATATGGAGGTACAGGCAAAGACATTGTTAAACTGAGTATCTTCATCACAGACATCTCAAAAACCCCGGATTTTAGAAAAGTAAGGGATGAATATGTCAATCTTCAAAACCCTCCCGTAAGCAGCCTTATAGAAGTGAGCAGGCTTTTCAGGAGTGATGTACTGATCGAAGTAGAAGCCACAGCAGTGATTAAAAACAAAAGATAA
- a CDS encoding DUF4295 family protein, protein MAKKVVATLQTGSKKMTKVVKMVKSSKSGAYVFEEKVMNADEVDGFLKK, encoded by the coding sequence ATGGCAAAGAAAGTAGTAGCAACCCTACAGACCGGGTCTAAAAAAATGACCAAAGTGGTGAAAATGGTGAAGTCTTCTAAATCAGGAGCTTACGTTTTCGAAGAAAAAGTAATGAATGCTGATGAAGTAGATGGTTTTTTGAAAAAATAA
- the rpmG gene encoding 50S ribosomal protein L33, protein MAKKGNRVQVILECTEHKESGMPGMSRYISTKNKKNTTERLELKKYNPVLKRSTLHKEIK, encoded by the coding sequence ATGGCAAAAAAAGGAAATAGAGTTCAAGTAATCCTTGAATGTACAGAGCACAAAGAAAGCGGTATGCCAGGAATGTCTAGATACATTTCTACAAAAAATAAAAAGAACACTACAGAGAGATTGGAATTGAAAAAATACAATCCAGTTCTTAAGAGATCTACCCTTCACAAAGAAATCAAGTAA
- the rpmB gene encoding 50S ribosomal protein L28: MSRICQITGKRAMVGNNVSHANNKTKRRFEINLLEKKFYLPEQDKHVTLKVSAHGLRVINKIGIEEAIERATRNGLIKKN, translated from the coding sequence ATGTCAAGAATTTGCCAAATAACAGGAAAGCGTGCAATGGTTGGTAACAACGTTTCTCACGCTAATAACAAAACGAAGCGTCGTTTTGAAATTAACTTATTAGAGAAGAAATTTTACCTTCCAGAGCAAGATAAGCACGTTACACTGAAAGTATCAGCTCATGGATTGAGAGTGATTAACAAGATTGGAATCGAAGAAGCTATTGAAAGAGCTACTAGAAACGGATTGATTAAAAAGAATTAA